A portion of the Paenibacillus sp. PvR098 genome contains these proteins:
- a CDS encoding EAL domain-containing protein gives MNKTTDSVRTDQTKNKPLVSLLVYGYITFCLLVSMWMPESILWAFSGVSVLLVIYLWRRGLSLERFQQFVNDERTRMEEQLIESGNVLHALFYHNPNPAAIMDRHGRIVKVNAAAVRVLGYSEEELAGRHYLTILPEDQTGKVAKHFADVFKVESPSYSISILHKKGYPLELHGTSVPIKDQEEQTTGSIVICQDFSASKRAEDQIRYLAYYDDLTGLPNRRLFMQHLSVASASSTRHGGKLAVFFIDIDRFKIINDNFGHDYGDMLLVQVAERFTRCLTDNDFLARTEGDEFVLFLSGLSSAGTAEQVEKMARKVTHLLDEPFMLEQYQLHITASVGIAIMNTETQDTGALMKCADLALSCAKEKGKNNYQIYNHEMKSLSLQRLTLDSELRRAIARKELILHFQPQMNVVSGRIIGFEALIRWMHPERGMILPGQFIPFAEESGLIVSIGDWVLREACRLSAAWQKAGLPPIPVAVNLSARQFMQNNLYAKVSEVLCETGLDPSLLEFEITESSTMDIDHATTLLHEMKKLGVNISIDDFGTGYSSFSYLKKLPIDKLKIDRSFVSECVSNPNDAAIVASIISMTKHLNLRVSAEGVETEEQLEFLRSNQCDEIQGYFFSRPVSADEALRLMERQAASEANEGPS, from the coding sequence ATGAATAAGACGACCGATTCCGTAAGAACGGATCAAACCAAGAATAAACCTCTTGTTTCACTCCTCGTATACGGGTATATCACTTTCTGTTTGCTTGTGTCCATGTGGATGCCTGAATCTATATTATGGGCATTTTCCGGTGTGTCTGTGCTTCTGGTCATATATTTATGGCGGCGCGGTTTATCGCTCGAACGGTTCCAACAGTTTGTGAATGACGAGCGAACGCGAATGGAAGAGCAGTTAATCGAAAGTGGGAATGTGCTTCATGCATTGTTCTACCATAATCCGAATCCGGCTGCGATTATGGATCGGCATGGCCGTATAGTGAAGGTGAATGCAGCCGCGGTAAGAGTGCTGGGCTATTCGGAAGAGGAGCTCGCAGGACGGCACTATCTGACGATCCTGCCGGAGGATCAAACAGGTAAGGTTGCCAAACATTTTGCCGATGTGTTTAAAGTAGAGTCTCCTTCCTACAGCATATCCATACTACATAAAAAGGGTTATCCGTTAGAACTGCACGGGACGTCCGTACCCATTAAAGATCAAGAAGAGCAAACGACGGGATCAATCGTCATTTGCCAAGATTTCTCGGCCTCCAAACGGGCGGAGGATCAAATCCGATACCTGGCTTATTATGATGACTTGACTGGGCTACCGAACCGGCGGCTGTTTATGCAGCATTTGAGCGTAGCATCGGCTTCTTCTACACGCCATGGAGGTAAGCTGGCTGTCTTCTTTATTGATATTGACCGGTTCAAAATCATCAATGACAACTTTGGGCACGATTATGGCGATATGCTGCTTGTACAGGTGGCGGAACGGTTTACGAGGTGCTTGACAGATAACGATTTTTTGGCGCGAACGGAAGGTGACGAGTTTGTTTTGTTTTTGTCCGGACTGAGCTCGGCCGGGACAGCGGAACAAGTGGAGAAAATGGCGCGCAAAGTGACTCATCTTTTGGATGAGCCCTTTATGCTGGAGCAATACCAACTGCATATCACGGCAAGCGTCGGTATTGCTATTATGAATACAGAGACTCAAGATACCGGTGCGCTGATGAAATGCGCCGATCTTGCTTTGTCCTGCGCCAAGGAAAAAGGTAAGAACAATTACCAAATTTACAATCATGAAATGAAATCGCTTTCCTTACAGCGTCTGACATTGGACAGTGAATTGAGAAGGGCTATAGCAAGAAAGGAGCTGATCCTTCATTTTCAGCCGCAGATGAATGTCGTGTCCGGACGAATTATCGGCTTCGAAGCTTTAATCCGATGGATGCATCCGGAACGCGGAATGATCCTGCCCGGTCAATTCATTCCCTTTGCCGAAGAAAGTGGGTTGATTGTGTCGATCGGGGATTGGGTGCTTAGGGAGGCATGCAGGCTCAGCGCCGCTTGGCAAAAGGCTGGCCTGCCGCCGATTCCTGTTGCAGTAAATTTGTCTGCCAGGCAGTTTATGCAGAATAATCTGTACGCTAAGGTAAGTGAAGTGCTCTGCGAAACCGGACTTGATCCGTCTTTACTGGAGTTCGAGATTACGGAAAGCAGCACGATGGATATCGATCATGCCACGACACTTCTTCATGAGATGAAAAAGCTCGGGGTCAACATCAGTATCGATGATTTCGGGACGGGGTACAGCTCGTTTAGCTACTTGAAAAAGCTGCCGATCGATAAGCTGAAGATCGACCGCTCCTTCGTCAGCGAGTGTGTGAGCAATCCGAATGACGCTGCGATTGTAGCATCGATCATATCGATGACGAAGCACTTGAACCTGCGTGTGAGCGCAGAAGGGGTTGAGACGGAGGAACAGCTTGAATTTTTGCGAAGCAATCAGTGCGATGAAATTCAAGGCTACTTCTTCAGTCGGCCGGTGTCTGCGGACGAAGCGTTACGCCTCATGGAGCGTCAAGCGGCGTCTGAGGCAAATGAAGGACCGTCCTGA
- a CDS encoding DUF423 domain-containing protein, whose amino-acid sequence MNRVFVAIGSICALLSVAFGAFGAHALKEWLTPGMLANYQTGVQYQMMHSLGLIAVGLCASILPASGHLRRAGWSMLIGIIVFSGSLYVLSITGITVLGAITPIGGIAFIFGWLSLALAAWKSSSN is encoded by the coding sequence ATGAATAGAGTGTTTGTCGCCATCGGCAGCATCTGCGCACTGCTGTCCGTCGCATTTGGGGCTTTCGGTGCGCATGCGCTGAAAGAATGGCTGACGCCAGGCATGCTGGCGAATTACCAGACTGGCGTGCAATATCAAATGATGCACTCACTGGGTCTGATTGCTGTAGGTCTCTGTGCTTCGATACTGCCGGCAAGCGGACATCTACGCCGGGCAGGATGGTCCATGCTGATCGGTATCATCGTGTTTTCAGGCAGCCTCTATGTTCTGAGTATAACGGGAATTACTGTGCTTGGGGCCATTACGCCGATTGGCGGCATCGCATTTATATTCGGCTGGCTGTCGCTGGCGCTCGCAGCTTGGAAAAGCTCGTCTAACTAA
- a CDS encoding MmgE/PrpD family protein produces the protein MITQTLVQNCLNTKWEDIPQDVVLHAKKSILNWMGVAVGAAYHPSVDMLLSLKEDLQSSEQVSILGREEKADLLMSSLINGMSSHIFDYDDTHLDTIHHPSGPVAPVCFALAEKFGLSGKQVLRAFILGVEAELRISNAVYPSHYQLGWHITSTAGVFGAAIAAGILLELNEEQLIYALGIAGTQAFGLREMFGTMTKPFHPGKAAENGLLAALLAQKGFTSSKQVLEAKRGFANVLAPEHDLEKVNIAWGTQWETLKNAFKPYACGIVLHPAIDACIALGKEVTDPSQVKEIEITVNQYVLELTGKPEPKTGLEGKFSIYHTGSIAFLDGDASEEQYHDSKVLDPRTVDFRSKIKPVVDESFEEDECLAKLTTVDGKVIEYRVQHATGSIENPMTDDMLCNKFKKLVTGILGSENTEAIIQKLYDLDSIADINEIIPYCTKSKVSA, from the coding sequence ATGATTACACAAACACTTGTACAGAACTGCTTAAATACAAAATGGGAAGATATTCCCCAGGATGTCGTTCTTCATGCAAAGAAAAGTATTCTGAATTGGATGGGAGTTGCCGTTGGTGCGGCTTATCATCCTTCTGTAGACATGCTGTTAAGCTTAAAGGAAGACCTCCAGTCCAGTGAACAAGTGTCTATTCTTGGTAGGGAAGAGAAGGCGGATTTATTAATGTCCAGCTTGATTAATGGGATGAGCTCTCATATTTTTGATTACGATGATACCCATTTGGATACGATTCATCACCCTAGCGGACCCGTTGCTCCTGTTTGTTTTGCGCTTGCGGAAAAATTCGGCTTGAGCGGCAAGCAAGTATTGCGAGCCTTCATTCTTGGAGTAGAAGCGGAACTGCGAATCAGCAATGCTGTTTATCCAAGTCATTATCAGTTGGGATGGCATATCACGAGTACGGCCGGCGTGTTCGGCGCTGCTATCGCAGCAGGTATTTTGTTGGAATTAAATGAGGAGCAGCTGATTTATGCTCTGGGAATCGCAGGAACACAAGCGTTCGGGTTGCGTGAAATGTTTGGAACCATGACCAAGCCTTTTCATCCCGGTAAAGCGGCAGAGAATGGATTATTAGCTGCGTTATTGGCACAAAAAGGATTTACCAGCTCCAAGCAGGTTCTTGAGGCCAAAAGAGGATTTGCCAATGTACTGGCACCGGAACATGATCTGGAGAAGGTCAACATTGCATGGGGGACCCAATGGGAAACGCTTAAAAATGCATTTAAGCCTTATGCCTGCGGGATCGTTCTACACCCAGCCATTGACGCGTGTATTGCCCTAGGGAAAGAAGTAACAGATCCATCGCAGGTCAAAGAAATCGAAATTACAGTCAACCAGTACGTTCTTGAGCTTACAGGTAAACCGGAGCCTAAAACCGGCTTGGAAGGTAAGTTCAGTATTTACCACACAGGGTCTATTGCTTTCCTGGATGGCGATGCCAGCGAAGAACAATATCACGACTCCAAAGTGCTGGATCCACGGACAGTTGACTTTAGAAGTAAAATCAAACCGGTTGTCGATGAATCCTTCGAAGAGGACGAGTGTTTAGCGAAGCTTACCACCGTTGACGGAAAAGTGATTGAGTATCGAGTGCAGCATGCTACAGGCAGTATTGAAAATCCGATGACAGATGACATGCTCTGCAACAAATTTAAAAAATTAGTGACGGGGATCCTGGGAAGTGAAAATACAGAAGCCATTATTCAAAAGCTCTATGACCTTGATTCGATAGCCGATATTAATGAAATCATTCCTTATTGCACCAAATCGAAAGTGTCCGCATAG